A genomic window from Terriglobales bacterium includes:
- a CDS encoding FKBP-type peptidyl-prolyl cis-trans isomerase produces the protein MKRTLSLLLVLAACAALLVAQTASTAAPTKVTGKPKMTKSDVEYWDIKVGEGKVATPGKTVVVHYTGWLTNGKKFDSSVDRMDPFTFQLGAGQVIKGWDEGVAGMKEGGKRQLKIPPTAGYGSRGAGGVIPPNATLIFDVELLKVR, from the coding sequence ATGAAACGCACGCTCTCGCTCCTGCTCGTCCTCGCGGCCTGCGCCGCGCTGCTTGTCGCGCAGACCGCCTCGACCGCCGCCCCCACCAAGGTCACCGGCAAGCCGAAGATGACCAAGTCTGACGTCGAATACTGGGACATCAAGGTCGGCGAAGGCAAAGTCGCGACCCCCGGCAAGACAGTCGTCGTCCACTACACCGGCTGGCTCACCAACGGCAAGAAGTTCGACAGCTCCGTCGACCGCATGGACCCCTTCACCTTCCAGCTCGGCGCCGGCCAGGTCATCAAGGGCTGGGACGAAGGCGTCGCCGGCATGAAGGAAGGCGGCAAGCGCCAGCTCAAGATCCCGCCGACCGCCGGCTACGGCTCGCGCGGCGCCGGCGGCGTCATCCCGCCGAACGCCACGCTCATCTTCGACGTCGAGCTGCTCAAGGTCCGCTAA
- a CDS encoding tetratricopeptide repeat protein, whose translation MKRFCLVLALVSLALPLLADEGHHHDLTSAQLGAVSFPTSCSPKVQKQFEQGVAWLHSFEYQQAEKTFEAVTERDPKCAMGFWGRAMSLYHQLWARPNAGETKRGAALLREAQALKPRTQRERDYIAALQLFFASADEAGYTARVEQYSAAMEKLRQANPQDREAAVFYALSLLARDDGDDPSLKLRREAVAILNQQLPGASAHPGITHYLIHATDNPELAPQGLAAARAYAKIAPTSPHAVHMPSHIFSRLGLWHDSVQSNTAALAAAEKMHGFHMAHHKVHSMEFLEYAYLQLGDDRNARAMLDAMMSMKKEDVDPAYYDYYYDRRVTFPATFYLERHDWKQALALRADAGAPPFVAAKAHWANAIAAGHLKDAATAKSAVDQLQAAIAATSAGDKAYFARYLDDGRNEALAWLRYAEGNHAEAITLLRSVAEKQDKVGKGEVEIPAREMLADLLLELGRAPEALAEYQTAMKTDPGRFDSLYGAAQAAAAAGKQELAAQYYAQLVKNCSGSDSDRPELARAKAAANAGD comes from the coding sequence ATGAAGCGCTTCTGTCTCGTCCTCGCATTGGTGTCGCTCGCCTTGCCGCTGCTGGCCGACGAAGGCCATCACCACGACCTGACCAGCGCGCAGCTCGGCGCGGTCTCGTTCCCCACGTCGTGCTCGCCGAAGGTCCAGAAGCAGTTCGAGCAGGGCGTGGCGTGGCTGCACTCGTTCGAATACCAGCAAGCCGAGAAGACCTTCGAAGCCGTCACCGAGCGCGACCCGAAGTGCGCGATGGGCTTCTGGGGGCGCGCGATGTCGCTCTATCACCAGCTCTGGGCGCGTCCGAACGCCGGCGAGACCAAGCGCGGCGCCGCGCTGCTGCGCGAAGCCCAGGCGCTCAAGCCCAGGACGCAGCGCGAGCGCGACTACATCGCCGCGCTCCAGCTCTTCTTCGCTTCGGCCGACGAAGCCGGCTACACCGCGCGCGTCGAGCAGTACTCCGCCGCGATGGAAAAGCTCCGCCAGGCGAACCCGCAGGACCGCGAGGCCGCCGTCTTCTACGCGCTCTCGCTGCTCGCGCGCGACGACGGCGACGACCCCTCGCTCAAGCTGCGCCGCGAAGCGGTCGCCATCCTGAACCAGCAGTTGCCGGGCGCGAGCGCGCACCCCGGCATCACGCACTACCTCATTCACGCCACCGACAATCCCGAGCTCGCGCCGCAGGGCCTGGCCGCCGCGCGCGCCTACGCCAAGATCGCGCCCACCTCGCCGCACGCCGTGCACATGCCGTCGCACATCTTCTCGCGCCTCGGCCTGTGGCACGACAGCGTGCAGTCCAACACTGCCGCGCTCGCCGCCGCCGAGAAGATGCACGGCTTCCACATGGCGCACCACAAGGTGCACTCCATGGAGTTCCTCGAGTACGCCTACCTCCAGCTCGGCGACGACCGCAACGCCCGCGCCATGCTCGACGCCATGATGAGCATGAAGAAGGAGGACGTGGACCCGGCTTACTACGACTACTACTACGACCGCCGCGTCACTTTTCCCGCCACCTTCTACCTGGAGCGTCACGACTGGAAGCAGGCGCTCGCGCTGCGCGCCGACGCCGGCGCGCCTCCGTTCGTCGCCGCGAAAGCGCATTGGGCGAACGCCATCGCCGCCGGACACCTGAAGGACGCCGCGACCGCCAAGTCCGCGGTCGACCAGCTCCAGGCTGCCATCGCCGCGACCTCCGCCGGCGACAAGGCCTACTTCGCGCGCTACCTGGACGACGGCCGCAACGAAGCTCTCGCCTGGCTGCGCTACGCCGAAGGCAACCACGCCGAAGCCATCACGCTGCTGCGCTCCGTCGCCGAGAAGCAGGACAAGGTCGGCAAGGGCGAAGTCGAGATCCCGGCGCGCGAGATGCTCGCCGACCTGCTGCTCGAGCTCGGCCGCGCTCCCGAAGCGCTCGCCGAGTACCAGACCGCGATGAAGACCGACCCCGGCCGCTTCGACTCGCTCTACGGCGCCGCGCAGGCGGCCGCTGCGGCGGGGAAGCAGGAGCTCGCCGCCCAGTACTACGCGCAGCTGGTGAAGAACTGCTCCGGCTCGGACTCCGATCGCCCGGAACTGGCGCGCGCCAAGGCCGCGGCCAACGCCGGCGATTAA
- a CDS encoding inner membrane CreD family protein, whose amino-acid sequence MAKRLAAIIFIFVCTAVAWLILGATIMNRTYDMDSGLKEKVASNWGTQQKQSPPEATWTRTRKQTNLVATENGKTERREVEVVDAFALPLEASEVTADLALEHRQKGLLWYSTYKVAFAGTYTFRNDSAQEQDVSFKLTFPAAQAIYDDLTLLVDGKAVATKTDAGGVHGSARVAAGQTAQLKVGYRSQGLERWSYDFGGDNERVAQVRDFKLHMTTNFKDIDFPENTLSPTEKRETPGGWALDWDYKNLVTGYAIAMAMPEKLQPGPLAGQISFFAPISLFFFFFLMFIITTLRGSDLHPMNYFFLAAAFFAFHLLMAYLVDHISIHLAFAISAVVSIILVISYLRLVVGIRFAAVEAGLAQLVYLVLFSYAFFFKGFTGLAITIGSILTLFVVMQMTGRVNWAEKFAKKPAV is encoded by the coding sequence ATGGCAAAGCGTTTGGCGGCCATCATCTTCATCTTCGTGTGCACGGCGGTGGCGTGGCTGATCCTGGGCGCGACCATCATGAACCGCACCTACGACATGGACAGCGGGCTGAAGGAGAAGGTCGCGTCGAACTGGGGGACGCAGCAGAAACAGTCGCCGCCCGAGGCGACGTGGACGCGCACGCGCAAGCAGACGAACCTGGTCGCGACCGAGAACGGCAAGACCGAGCGGCGCGAGGTTGAGGTGGTCGATGCCTTCGCACTGCCGCTGGAGGCGAGCGAGGTGACCGCGGACCTCGCGCTGGAACATCGCCAGAAGGGCCTGCTGTGGTACAGCACGTACAAGGTCGCGTTCGCCGGCACGTACACCTTCCGCAACGACAGCGCGCAGGAGCAAGACGTCAGCTTCAAGCTCACTTTCCCGGCAGCGCAGGCGATCTACGACGACCTGACGCTGCTGGTGGACGGCAAAGCGGTGGCGACGAAGACGGACGCGGGCGGCGTCCACGGCAGCGCGCGCGTCGCGGCCGGGCAGACGGCGCAGCTCAAGGTCGGATATCGCTCGCAGGGGCTGGAACGGTGGTCGTACGACTTCGGCGGCGACAACGAGCGCGTAGCGCAGGTGCGCGACTTCAAGCTGCACATGACCACGAACTTCAAGGACATCGATTTCCCGGAGAACACGCTCTCGCCCACGGAGAAGCGCGAGACGCCGGGCGGGTGGGCGCTCGACTGGGACTACAAGAACCTGGTGACCGGGTACGCGATCGCGATGGCGATGCCGGAGAAGCTGCAACCCGGGCCGCTGGCGGGGCAGATCAGCTTCTTCGCGCCCATCTCGCTGTTCTTCTTTTTTTTCCTGATGTTCATCATCACGACGCTGCGCGGGAGCGACCTGCATCCGATGAACTACTTCTTCCTGGCGGCGGCGTTCTTCGCCTTCCACCTGCTGATGGCGTACCTGGTGGACCACATCTCGATCCACCTGGCGTTCGCGATCAGCGCGGTGGTGTCGATCATCCTGGTGATCTCGTACCTGCGGCTGGTGGTCGGGATACGGTTCGCGGCGGTCGAGGCCGGACTGGCGCAGCTCGTATACCTGGTGCTGTTCTCGTACGCGTTCTTCTTCAAGGGCTTCACCGGGCTGGCGATCACGATCGGGTCGATCCTGACGCTGTTCGTGGTGATGCAGATGACCGGGCGGGTGAACTGGGCGGAGAAGTTCGCGAAGAAGCCGGCAGTGTAA
- the alaS gene encoding alanine--tRNA ligase, translated as MAERSRMSGSEIREMFLRYFEQQKHRRVHSSSLLPANDPTLLFTNAGMNQFKDTFLGLEKRDYSRACSSQKCVRAGGKHNDLENVGFTNRHHTFFEMLGNFSFGDYFKRDAVKFAWELVTSPQWYGVDKSKLYATIFQGEQGIPRDDEAEKHWLEVGVPKDRVFAMGMKDNFWAMGDTGPCGPCSELHIDLGAAASEQGHADCKFGCECGRYMEIWNLVFMQFDRDAAGNYNPLPKPSIDTGMGLERIAAVLQGKLSNYDTDLFTPLLEHAAELVGVDEKKELAAEKDTRNAASLRVIADHARASTFLISDGVLPSNEGRGYVLRKILRRGIRHGRLLGQNQPFMFQMVFAVRDLMQGAYPELNETADRVSKVIHEEERRFAHTLDLGLKKLEDDFAPLLAEKRKSPDSSPTYSGDAAFKLYDTFGLPFDFMMDAARDQGLHFDVEGFERAMQQQRERAKASWKGGAGKATASPLLRDLAKTVFEGYARTESADCKVIAIVKGGAGAQELKPGEEGEVVLDHTPFYAESGGQVGDVGWLLDLSRNVVAQVRGCTLPVQGVRAHHVVAKHPIVVGDRVIAKVNDEVRAHTMRNHTATHLLHAALREVLGKHVKQAGSLVAPGHLRFDFSHFTSVADEELQDIEDLANKEVLRNEKIEVINDVPIDQAINEFKAMALFGEKYGDKVRVIRIGDFSTELCGGTHTGATGEIGLIKVLKEGSVSSGVRRVEAVTGAGSLEHFRRDHELEHVVANLVRGEAASPAQALRSELDRRETEIKKLQKELETLRMRSASSAVSAAGDTVKTVKGVKVAVQRVENVDRNQMRTLVDNLRNKLGSGVVVLGSALDGKAAIIVGVTKDLTEKVQAGKIVGQVAAKVGGKGGGRPDLAEAGGPDATQLDAALSSAYGVVESLLP; from the coding sequence ATGGCCGAGCGCTCCCGCATGTCCGGTTCCGAGATCCGCGAGATGTTCCTGCGCTACTTCGAGCAGCAGAAACACCGCCGCGTCCATTCGTCCTCGCTCCTGCCGGCCAACGACCCCACGCTGCTCTTCACCAACGCGGGCATGAACCAGTTCAAGGACACCTTCCTCGGCCTGGAGAAGCGCGACTACTCGCGCGCCTGTAGTTCGCAGAAGTGCGTGCGCGCGGGCGGCAAGCACAACGACCTCGAGAACGTCGGCTTCACCAACCGCCACCACACCTTCTTCGAGATGCTCGGCAACTTCAGCTTCGGCGACTACTTCAAGCGCGACGCCGTGAAGTTCGCCTGGGAGCTGGTCACCTCGCCGCAGTGGTACGGCGTCGACAAGTCCAAACTCTACGCCACCATCTTCCAGGGCGAGCAGGGCATCCCGCGCGACGACGAGGCGGAAAAACACTGGCTCGAGGTCGGCGTCCCCAAGGATCGCGTCTTCGCCATGGGGATGAAGGACAACTTCTGGGCCATGGGCGACACCGGCCCCTGCGGCCCCTGCTCCGAGCTGCACATCGACCTGGGCGCGGCGGCCAGCGAGCAGGGCCACGCCGACTGCAAGTTCGGCTGCGAGTGCGGCCGCTACATGGAGATCTGGAACCTCGTCTTCATGCAGTTCGACCGCGACGCCGCGGGCAATTACAACCCGCTGCCCAAGCCCTCGATCGACACCGGCATGGGACTGGAGCGCATCGCCGCCGTGCTCCAGGGCAAGCTCTCGAACTACGACACCGACCTGTTCACGCCGTTGCTCGAGCACGCGGCCGAGCTCGTCGGCGTCGACGAGAAGAAGGAGCTCGCGGCGGAGAAGGACACGCGCAATGCGGCGTCGCTGCGCGTCATCGCCGACCACGCCCGCGCCTCCACGTTCCTCATCTCCGACGGCGTGCTGCCGTCGAACGAAGGCCGCGGCTACGTGCTGCGCAAGATCCTGCGCCGCGGCATCCGCCACGGACGCCTGCTCGGCCAGAACCAGCCCTTCATGTTCCAGATGGTCTTCGCCGTCCGCGACCTCATGCAGGGCGCCTACCCCGAGCTGAACGAGACCGCCGACCGCGTGAGCAAGGTCATCCACGAAGAGGAGCGCAGATTCGCGCACACGCTCGACCTCGGACTCAAGAAGCTGGAAGACGATTTCGCGCCGCTGCTCGCCGAGAAAAGGAAGTCCCCGGACTCGTCTCCAACCTACTCCGGCGACGCCGCCTTCAAGCTCTACGACACCTTCGGCCTGCCCTTCGACTTCATGATGGACGCGGCGCGCGACCAGGGGCTGCACTTCGATGTCGAAGGTTTCGAGCGCGCGATGCAGCAGCAGCGCGAGCGCGCGAAAGCCTCGTGGAAGGGCGGCGCCGGCAAGGCGACCGCCTCGCCCCTCCTGCGCGATCTCGCGAAGACGGTCTTCGAAGGCTACGCGCGCACCGAATCCGCCGACTGCAAGGTCATCGCCATCGTGAAGGGCGGCGCGGGCGCGCAGGAGCTCAAGCCCGGCGAAGAAGGCGAGGTCGTCCTCGACCACACTCCGTTCTACGCCGAATCCGGCGGGCAGGTCGGCGACGTCGGCTGGCTCCTCGACTTATCGCGCAACGTCGTCGCCCAGGTCCGCGGCTGCACGCTGCCGGTGCAGGGCGTGCGCGCGCACCACGTCGTAGCGAAACATCCCATCGTGGTCGGCGACCGCGTCATCGCCAAGGTCAACGACGAAGTCCGCGCCCACACCATGCGCAACCACACCGCCACGCACCTGTTGCACGCCGCGCTGCGCGAGGTCCTCGGCAAGCACGTCAAGCAGGCGGGCTCGCTGGTCGCGCCCGGCCACCTGCGCTTCGACTTCTCGCACTTCACCTCCGTCGCCGACGAGGAGCTCCAGGACATCGAGGACCTCGCCAACAAGGAAGTCCTGCGCAACGAGAAGATCGAGGTCATCAACGACGTCCCCATCGACCAGGCCATCAACGAGTTCAAGGCGATGGCGCTGTTCGGCGAGAAGTACGGCGACAAGGTCCGCGTCATCCGCATCGGCGACTTCTCCACCGAGCTCTGCGGCGGCACCCACACCGGCGCCACCGGCGAGATCGGCCTGATCAAAGTGCTGAAGGAAGGCTCGGTCTCATCCGGCGTGCGCCGCGTGGAGGCCGTCACCGGCGCCGGCTCGCTCGAGCACTTCCGCCGCGACCACGAGCTCGAGCACGTGGTCGCGAACCTGGTCCGCGGCGAAGCGGCTTCGCCCGCGCAGGCACTGCGCTCCGAACTCGACCGCCGCGAGACGGAGATAAAGAAGCTGCAGAAAGAATTGGAAACCCTGCGCATGCGCTCGGCGTCGTCGGCGGTCTCTGCGGCTGGCGATACCGTGAAGACGGTGAAGGGCGTGAAGGTCGCCGTCCAGCGGGTCGAGAACGTGGACCGCAACCAGATGCGCACGCTGGTCGACAACCTGCGCAACAAGCTCGGCTCTGGCGTCGTCGTGCTGGGGTCCGCCCTCGACGGCAAGGCCGCCATCATCGTCGGCGTCACCAAGGATCTGACGGAAAAAGTCCAGGCCGGCAAGATCGTCGGACAGGTCGCCGCGAAGGTCGGCGGCAAGGGCGGCGGCCGCCCCGACCTCGCCGAAGCCGGCGGCCCCGACGCCACGCAGCTCGACGCCGCCCTCAGCTCCGCGTACGGCGTCGTCGAATCCCTGCTGCCGTGA